The Natranaerovirga pectinivora genome includes a window with the following:
- a CDS encoding carboxypeptidase regulatory-like domain-containing protein, producing the protein MRRKFVYPAQMETQSFGSLEVNVRTDVGFVPIEGAEISIGYTGVPNSQIEVINTNVSGKTPTIELPAPPIEYSLEPSPEQPYAEYTCTVTTPGYEPVVVNGIQLLPERKALQDIEVIPVGNGVNAQQLNGESIVIGPHTLFFEYPPKIPEDEVKDIAETGEIVLREPVIPEFIIVHDGPPADASARNYWVRFKDYIKNVASSEIYATWPEATIQANTLSILSFTLNRVFTEWYRGKGQNFTITSSTAFDQKWIYGRNIYENISQVVDAIFVNYLARPNIIQPILTQYCDGRMVQCPGWMTLLQ; encoded by the coding sequence ATGCGTAGAAAATTTGTATACCCTGCTCAAATGGAAACCCAATCCTTTGGGTCCTTAGAAGTAAATGTTAGAACTGATGTTGGCTTTGTACCTATTGAAGGCGCTGAAATATCAATTGGTTATACTGGTGTTCCTAACTCCCAAATTGAAGTAATCAATACTAATGTTTCTGGGAAAACCCCTACTATTGAACTGCCAGCTCCACCAATAGAATACAGCCTTGAGCCTTCTCCTGAACAACCTTATGCTGAATACACTTGCACTGTCACTACTCCTGGCTATGAACCAGTTGTTGTCAATGGCATTCAATTACTTCCAGAAAGAAAAGCTCTTCAAGATATAGAAGTTATTCCAGTAGGGAATGGTGTGAATGCTCAACAATTAAATGGTGAGTCTATTGTTATCGGCCCCCACACTCTTTTTTTCGAGTACCCACCAAAAATTCCAGAAGATGAAGTTAAAGATATTGCAGAAACTGGTGAAATCGTTTTAAGAGAGCCAGTAATTCCTGAGTTTATCATTGTACATGATGGACCTCCTGCAGATGCATCAGCACGAAATTATTGGGTGCGCTTTAAAGACTATATTAAAAACGTAGCATCTAGCGAAATTTATGCCACTTGGCCTGAAGCGACAATACAAGCAAATACATTATCAATTTTATCCTTTACACTAAACCGGGTTTTTACTGAATGGTATAGAGGCAAAGGACAAAACTTTACAATAACTTCTTCAACTGCATTTGATCAAAAATGGATATATGGCAGAAATATTTATGAAAATATCTCTCAAGTTGTTGATGCTATATTTGTAAATTATTTGGCCCGACCTAATATTATACAGCCTATATTAACCCAATATTGTGATGGGAGAATGGTTCAGTGTCCTGGTTGGATGACCTTATTGCAATAG
- the deoC gene encoding deoxyribose-phosphate aldolase, with product MNLANYIDHTILKADTTKEEVIQICKEAIEYEFASVCVNLYYTKLVNELLKNTEVKTTTVIGFPLGAVTTEVKVFETEKAVEYGADEIDMVMNIGALKNKNYEEVLNDIKEVKKACNNKAILKVIIETALLTGEEKEMACKLSLEAGADFVKTSTGFSTGGATVEDIQLMKNIVKDQAKVKASGGIRDKETTIAMINAGADRIGASASVHIVTGEHSIGSGY from the coding sequence ATGAATTTAGCAAATTATATCGATCATACTATATTGAAAGCAGATACAACAAAAGAAGAAGTTATTCAAATATGTAAAGAAGCCATAGAGTATGAATTTGCTTCTGTATGTGTAAATTTATATTATACAAAACTAGTAAATGAATTATTAAAAAATACAGAGGTTAAGACAACAACAGTTATAGGATTTCCACTTGGAGCTGTAACGACTGAAGTAAAAGTATTTGAAACAGAAAAGGCAGTAGAATATGGAGCAGATGAAATTGATATGGTAATGAATATTGGTGCTCTAAAAAATAAAAATTATGAAGAGGTATTAAATGATATAAAAGAAGTGAAAAAAGCGTGTAACAATAAAGCCATATTAAAAGTTATTATAGAAACAGCATTATTGACGGGAGAAGAAAAAGAAATGGCTTGTAAACTCTCACTAGAAGCAGGAGCTGATTTTGTAAAGACATCCACAGGTTTTAGCACAGGTGGCGCCACAGTAGAAGATATTCAATTAATGAAAAATATTGTTAAAGATCAAGCTAAAGTTAAAGCTTCTGGAGGCATAAGAGATAAAGAAACAACTATTGCGATGATTAACGCAGGTGCAGATAGAATTGGTGCAAGTGCATCTGTACATATTGTAACAGGGGAGCATTCCATTGGGAGTGGGTATTAG
- a CDS encoding pyridoxal phosphate-dependent aminotransferase — MNTNNNHFHGSDLEKIEQIYQISKEAVINYSSNVNPLGISPLLKNELASNIDIITTYPDRDYTNLRKSIGDYCETNYENIIVGNGSTELISLVMHLKKPKNAIIIGPTYSEYEREIALTGGASYYFPLEEENHFEINIENLNKQLTKEIDLLVICNPNNPTSTAITQSSIRSILDHCKKNNVFVMIDETYVEFSEDINVISAVPLTEFYNNLIILRGISKFFAAPGLRLGYGICSNEDLIKEMNAKQNPWAINTLASFAGEIMFSDQAYITETKNLIASERKRIFETMSHWDSVKVYNPSANFLLVKLLDPSVTSTMVFEYLVRKNIMVRDCSSFPFLNDRFIRFCFLKPRENDLLLEALNEFLNTTS; from the coding sequence ATGAATACGAATAACAACCACTTTCACGGCAGTGACCTAGAAAAAATAGAACAAATATACCAGATTTCAAAAGAAGCAGTTATTAATTATAGTTCAAATGTTAATCCCCTTGGGATTTCACCTTTACTAAAAAATGAATTGGCTTCTAATATTGATATTATAACAACTTATCCAGATAGAGATTATACTAATTTGAGAAAAAGTATTGGAGACTATTGTGAGACAAATTATGAGAACATTATTGTTGGCAATGGTTCAACTGAACTTATATCTCTTGTGATGCATTTAAAAAAACCTAAAAATGCCATTATTATTGGTCCAACCTACTCTGAATATGAACGGGAGATTGCTTTAACAGGTGGGGCATCTTATTATTTTCCTTTAGAAGAAGAGAATCATTTTGAAATAAACATTGAAAATCTCAATAAACAATTAACTAAAGAAATTGATTTATTGGTTATCTGTAATCCAAATAATCCTACTTCTACAGCCATTACCCAAAGCTCTATACGATCCATACTAGATCATTGTAAAAAGAACAATGTCTTTGTTATGATTGATGAAACGTATGTTGAATTTTCAGAAGACATCAATGTTATATCGGCAGTTCCTTTAACAGAGTTTTATAACAACCTCATTATACTTAGAGGCATCTCAAAATTCTTTGCTGCTCCTGGGTTACGTTTAGGTTATGGTATATGTAGTAATGAAGACTTAATAAAAGAAATGAATGCCAAACAAAATCCTTGGGCCATTAATACATTGGCCAGTTTTGCTGGTGAAATCATGTTTTCAGATCAAGCATATATCACTGAAACTAAGAACCTTATTGCTTCTGAAAGAAAAAGGATTTTTGAAACCATGAGTCATTGGGATTCGGTAAAAGTATATAACCCTAGTGCCAATTTTTTACTTGTAAAGCTATTAGACCCTAGTGTTACTTCAACTATGGTATTTGAATATTTGGTTCGTAAAAATATAATGGTTAGAGACTGTTCTTCCTTTCCATTTTTAAATGATCGTTTTATTCGTTTTTGTTTTCTAAAACCAAGAGAAAATGATTTGCTATTAGAAGCATTGAATGAATTTTTAAATACAACATCTTAA
- a CDS encoding valine--tRNA ligase — protein sequence MERNLEKTYDPSIVEDRLYKKWIDKNYFHAEVDESKKPFTIVIPPPNITGQLHMGHALDNTLQDILIRYKRMQGFNALWQPGTDHASIATEVKIVNQMASEGLTKEDLGREGFMERAWKWKEEYGGIIIDQLKKLGASCDWERERFTLDEGCSDAVLEVFVRLYEKGYIYRGAKIINWCPVCQTTISDAEVEHEEKQGNFWHIKYPIKDSDEFIQVATTRPETMLGDTAVAVHPEDERYAHLIGKKVVLPLVNREIPVIADEYVDKEFGTGVVKITPAHDPNDFEVGLRHELPQINVMNDDGSINEEGGKYKGLSRYDARKAVVKDLEELGFLVKIEDHKHNVGMHDRCNTVVEPLIKMQWFLAMEELAKPAIEAYKKGDLKFVPDRFGKVYLHWLENIRDWCISRQLWWGHRVPAYYCSDCKEIIVSKEVPSQCKCGSEKIHQDEDSLDTWFSSALWPFSTLGWPNNTKDLEYFYPTDVLVTGYDIIFFWVVRMVFSAIEHTDKLPFHTVLIHGLVRDAQGRKMSKSLGNGIDPLEIIEKYGSDALRLTLVTGNAPGNDMRFHWERVESSRNFGNKIWNASRFILMNLENTSIEEINLSELTQADKWILSKVNKLAQDVTDNMDNYDLGIAVGKLYDFIWEEFCDWYIEMVKPRLYNEEDTTKNAALWTLKTVLIQSLKLLHPYMPFITEEIFTFIEEKEESIMISEWPKYKEEWNFEKDEQEIEIIKEAVRGIRNVRAEMNVPPSKKAKVFVVSEKESIKEIFTKAKVFFSTLGYASEVVVQEDKGGIDTDAVSTVIPDATIFMPFAELIDIEKEIERLEKEKGKLEKELERSTKMLANESFVSKAPANKLEEEKAKLEKYRTMMNQVKERIDQLTSR from the coding sequence ATGGAGCGAAATCTTGAAAAAACTTATGATCCATCAATTGTTGAAGATCGTCTTTACAAGAAATGGATTGATAAAAATTATTTTCATGCTGAGGTAGATGAGAGTAAAAAGCCTTTTACAATTGTTATTCCACCGCCAAATATTACAGGGCAACTCCATATGGGACATGCCTTAGATAATACGTTGCAGGATATTTTAATTAGATATAAGCGTATGCAAGGGTTTAATGCCCTTTGGCAACCAGGTACAGACCATGCTAGTATTGCCACAGAAGTTAAGATTGTGAATCAAATGGCTAGTGAAGGGTTAACAAAAGAAGACCTTGGAAGAGAAGGTTTTATGGAAAGAGCTTGGAAGTGGAAAGAAGAATATGGTGGTATTATCATCGATCAGTTAAAGAAGCTTGGCGCTTCTTGTGATTGGGAAAGAGAAAGATTTACATTAGATGAAGGTTGTTCAGATGCGGTTTTAGAAGTTTTTGTAAGGTTATATGAAAAAGGATACATATACCGTGGTGCAAAAATTATCAATTGGTGCCCTGTATGTCAAACAACCATTTCTGATGCTGAAGTTGAACATGAAGAAAAGCAAGGGAATTTTTGGCATATTAAATATCCTATTAAAGATTCAGATGAATTCATCCAAGTGGCAACAACTAGACCTGAAACAATGCTTGGAGATACTGCAGTAGCAGTACACCCTGAAGATGAAAGATATGCCCATTTAATTGGTAAAAAAGTTGTATTGCCATTAGTAAATAGAGAGATACCAGTTATAGCAGATGAGTATGTTGATAAAGAATTTGGAACAGGAGTTGTAAAAATAACACCTGCCCATGACCCAAATGACTTTGAAGTAGGCTTAAGACATGAATTGCCACAAATCAATGTAATGAACGACGATGGAAGCATTAATGAAGAAGGTGGCAAGTATAAAGGGTTATCTAGATATGATGCAAGAAAAGCAGTTGTAAAAGATCTTGAAGAATTAGGATTCTTAGTAAAAATAGAAGATCATAAACATAATGTGGGTATGCATGACCGTTGTAATACAGTAGTTGAGCCATTAATTAAGATGCAGTGGTTTTTAGCAATGGAGGAGCTGGCTAAGCCTGCTATAGAAGCATATAAAAAAGGTGATTTAAAATTTGTTCCTGACAGATTTGGAAAAGTCTATCTTCATTGGTTAGAGAATATAAGAGATTGGTGTATATCAAGACAATTATGGTGGGGGCACCGTGTTCCAGCCTACTATTGTAGTGATTGTAAAGAAATTATTGTATCCAAAGAAGTGCCATCTCAATGTAAATGTGGCAGTGAAAAAATCCATCAAGATGAAGATTCTTTAGACACTTGGTTTAGTTCAGCATTATGGCCTTTTTCAACATTAGGTTGGCCTAATAATACAAAAGACTTAGAGTATTTCTATCCAACAGATGTATTGGTTACTGGATATGACATTATATTTTTCTGGGTTGTTAGAATGGTATTCTCTGCAATAGAGCATACAGATAAATTACCATTCCATACTGTTTTAATTCATGGACTGGTTAGAGATGCTCAAGGAAGAAAAATGAGTAAAAGTCTTGGAAATGGTATTGATCCATTAGAAATTATTGAAAAATACGGTTCAGATGCTTTAAGATTAACCCTTGTTACAGGAAATGCTCCAGGAAATGATATGCGTTTCCATTGGGAAAGAGTAGAATCTAGTAGAAACTTTGGTAATAAAATATGGAATGCTTCAAGGTTTATTCTTATGAATCTTGAAAATACATCTATTGAAGAAATAAACTTAAGTGAGTTAACTCAAGCAGACAAATGGATTTTATCAAAGGTAAATAAGTTAGCTCAAGATGTAACAGATAATATGGATAACTATGATTTAGGAATCGCTGTTGGAAAATTATACGATTTCATATGGGAAGAGTTTTGTGATTGGTATATAGAAATGGTTAAGCCAAGATTATACAACGAAGAAGATACAACAAAAAATGCTGCTTTATGGACACTTAAAACAGTATTAATTCAATCCTTAAAATTATTACATCCATATATGCCATTTATAACAGAAGAAATATTCACTTTTATAGAGGAAAAGGAAGAATCTATTATGATTTCAGAGTGGCCTAAGTACAAAGAAGAGTGGAACTTTGAAAAAGATGAACAAGAAATTGAAATCATCAAAGAAGCTGTTAGAGGCATTAGAAATGTTAGAGCAGAAATGAATGTCCCACCAAGTAAGAAAGCAAAAGTATTTGTTGTTTCTGAAAAAGAAAGTATTAAAGAAATCTTTACAAAAGCAAAAGTGTTCTTTTCAACATTAGGCTATGCAAGTGAAGTTGTCGTTCAAGAGGACAAAGGTGGCATAGATACAGATGCGGTATCGACAGTTATACCTGACGCTACAATTTTTATGCCTTTTGCAGAACTAATTGATATTGAAAAAGAAATCGAAAGATTAGAAAAAGAAAAAGGCAAACTAGAAAAAGAATTAGAAAGATCTACTAAAATGTTAGCTAATGAAAGTTTTGTTAGTAAAGCACCAGCTAATAAACTAGAAGAAGAAAAAGCTAAACTAGAGAAGTATAGAACGATGATGAATCAAGTAAAAGAAAGAATCGACCAATTAACATCTAGATAA
- a CDS encoding methyl-accepting chemotaxis protein has translation MFNAQINKLSIFANSILQGDYSSTIIIDEFTGKNKIIAQCINNLKHQLLEYTFETQVVSDQITAVTNRMEVSLQNNEQHFNILNNQSIQLNHLNTLNQDAVEQTVDSSEHIQEILKKSSTITNTLLENSMNSQATIKLGLDEIYGIINIIDSIAQSNMQTSDNIDQLKNSFNEIQNILKTVEGFAKQTHLLSLNASIESARAGEYGKGFGVVASEIRNLAEESNSAVTNISNLIETIYYDVNQVTEQNALNSNKVEDAVAHTNNIQYHLNKIEDSFEMVQGGVKDIVEMSKSEKDLLNKIREAILKMKDTSDATTESFNQIFRSIREQNEQVIHMKQLEKALNDSAGSLITLTQKSNLNILENNMTQINELANSLLSWLNEMIMNICHNNTFDIKNPSLIKEQTDDILNANDKLEAIWVNDISGSFVYSNPPAGIANANVREWFQESIKGKEFISSTYISAISKNPCVTVSFPVYSHNKIIAVVGADINIKIISSEE, from the coding sequence ATGTTTAATGCTCAAATAAACAAGCTGTCTATATTTGCTAACAGCATCTTACAAGGTGATTACTCTTCTACAATAATCATTGATGAATTCACTGGAAAAAATAAAATAATAGCCCAGTGTATTAACAATTTGAAGCATCAGTTATTAGAATATACTTTTGAAACTCAAGTCGTCTCGGACCAAATAACCGCAGTAACCAATCGGATGGAAGTAAGTTTACAAAATAATGAACAGCACTTTAATATCCTTAACAATCAATCCATTCAATTAAATCATTTAAATACTTTAAATCAAGATGCTGTTGAACAAACAGTAGATTCTTCAGAGCATATTCAAGAAATCCTAAAAAAATCATCTACTATTACAAATACTTTACTTGAAAACAGTATGAACTCTCAAGCAACTATTAAGCTAGGGTTAGATGAAATATATGGTATAATAAACATTATTGATTCTATTGCTCAATCTAATATGCAAACCTCTGATAATATAGATCAGCTAAAAAACTCTTTTAATGAAATCCAAAACATCTTAAAAACAGTAGAAGGTTTTGCTAAACAAACACACTTACTTTCATTAAATGCTTCAATTGAATCTGCTCGTGCTGGTGAATATGGAAAAGGGTTTGGCGTAGTAGCAAGTGAAATAAGAAATCTTGCTGAAGAAAGTAACTCAGCTGTTACCAATATATCTAATTTAATCGAAACCATTTATTATGATGTGAATCAAGTTACGGAACAAAATGCTCTCAATTCAAACAAAGTTGAAGATGCTGTGGCTCACACAAATAATATCCAATACCATTTAAATAAGATCGAAGATTCTTTTGAAATGGTTCAAGGTGGTGTTAAGGATATAGTTGAAATGAGTAAGTCTGAGAAAGATTTATTAAATAAGATTAGAGAAGCCATCCTAAAAATGAAAGATACTTCTGATGCCACTACAGAAAGTTTTAATCAAATTTTTAGATCTATAAGAGAGCAAAATGAGCAGGTGATACATATGAAGCAACTTGAAAAAGCCTTAAATGATTCTGCTGGTTCATTAATAACATTAACCCAAAAATCCAACTTAAATATACTAGAAAATAACATGACACAAATCAATGAATTGGCAAACTCACTATTAAGTTGGTTAAATGAAATGATTATGAACATATGTCATAACAATACTTTCGATATAAAAAACCCTTCATTGATTAAAGAACAAACAGATGATATATTGAATGCTAATGATAAATTAGAAGCCATTTGGGTGAATGATATAAGTGGTAGCTTTGTATATTCTAACCCTCCAGCTGGAATCGCCAATGCCAATGTTAGAGAATGGTTTCAAGAAAGCATTAAAGGAAAAGAATTTATATCTTCTACTTATATTTCTGCTATATCAAAAAACCCATGTGTAACAGTTTCTTTTCCAGTTTATAGCCATAATAAAATCATTGCTGTAGTAGGAGCTGATATTAATATTAAAATCATCTCTTCTGAGGAATAA
- a CDS encoding tetratricopeptide repeat protein: MICPKCTKDINKNNFCEHCNMEVKLYKKIMNTSKYLYNKGLQQTKIRDLSGAIDYLKRCLKYDKTNIDARNLLGLIYFEIGEVVLALEQWIISKNYDSKDNIADFYIDEVQNNQHKLDRLNTAIKKYNQALNYINQNSADLAIIQLKKVVSLNPNFIKAHCVLALLYMRAEDLDKAKKSLLKVLAIDKNNYTALRYFESLSEHNDSNTFESEDVLLPQIDNKKPNKANKKSFSSDKFDYIYQGGYIFLGLAIGVLIMSFLVLPTRINSKNNVINELTEEKRAITNETSSTIKHLETQINSLEGDLTVTLEELEEYQQRSEYVKALEQLQRAIEIHLTGDRVATADAMYDVDSNALDTTVASRIYNSIREIAYPEAARQYYNRGYNDYQRGNLTSAVENLTKVLRYDIQDRFSGDALYFAGRSYQRLDQNQKAIEIFNQVIENYPGTTRATNAQYYRSLIPD; encoded by the coding sequence ATGATATGTCCTAAATGTACAAAAGATATTAATAAAAATAATTTTTGTGAGCATTGCAATATGGAAGTAAAACTTTATAAAAAAATAATGAACACATCAAAATATCTGTATAATAAAGGATTACAACAGACGAAGATACGTGATTTAAGTGGCGCGATAGATTATCTAAAAAGATGTTTAAAATATGATAAAACAAATATTGATGCAAGAAATTTACTTGGATTAATTTATTTTGAAATTGGTGAAGTTGTTTTAGCCCTTGAACAATGGATTATAAGTAAAAATTATGATAGCAAGGATAATATAGCAGATTTTTATATTGATGAAGTACAAAACAATCAACACAAATTAGATCGATTGAATACTGCAATAAAAAAATACAATCAAGCTTTAAATTATATTAATCAAAACAGCGCTGACTTGGCTATTATTCAATTAAAAAAGGTAGTAAGTTTAAATCCTAATTTCATAAAAGCACATTGTGTATTGGCATTATTGTATATGAGAGCAGAAGACTTAGATAAGGCAAAAAAATCATTATTAAAAGTATTAGCAATAGATAAAAATAATTATACGGCGCTAAGGTATTTTGAAAGCTTAAGTGAGCATAATGACTCAAACACATTTGAATCTGAAGATGTTTTATTACCACAAATAGATAACAAGAAACCTAATAAGGCAAATAAAAAATCCTTTTCATCAGATAAATTCGATTATATTTATCAAGGGGGATATATATTCCTTGGTTTAGCCATTGGGGTATTAATTATGAGTTTCTTGGTGTTACCAACTAGAATAAATTCTAAGAATAATGTGATTAATGAATTAACAGAAGAGAAAAGAGCTATTACCAATGAGACAAGTAGTACAATCAAACATTTAGAAACTCAAATAAATAGTTTAGAAGGAGATCTAACAGTTACTTTAGAGGAATTAGAGGAATATCAACAAAGAAGTGAATATGTTAAAGCACTAGAACAATTACAAAGAGCCATTGAGATTCATCTAACTGGAGATAGAGTGGCAACAGCTGACGCAATGTATGATGTAGACTCTAATGCATTAGACACTACAGTGGCAAGTAGGATTTATAATAGTATAAGAGAGATTGCTTATCCTGAAGCAGCAAGACAATATTATAATAGAGGGTATAATGATTATCAAAGAGGTAACCTTACGTCAGCAGTTGAAAATTTGACAAAAGTTCTTAGATATGATATTCAAGACCGATTTTCAGGTGATGCGTTATACTTTGCAGGTAGAAGTTATCAAAGGCTAGATCAAAATCAAAAAGCCATTGAAATTTTTAATCAGGTAATAGAAAATTACCCAGGAACAACAAGAGCAACTAATGCTCAGTATTATAGAAGCTTAATACCGGATTAA
- the spoIIAA gene encoding anti-sigma F factor antagonist: MNVECKIVDRNLIVIMLGELDHHNAKVVREKIDKLIERNNIQNIIFDFGHMDFMDSSGIGVIMGRYKNLNSIGGSVGVTNVKPSVDRIFNLSGLYKIISKYESINDALKVI; this comes from the coding sequence ATGAATGTAGAATGTAAAATAGTAGATAGAAATTTAATTGTTATTATGTTGGGAGAATTAGATCATCATAATGCTAAAGTAGTAAGGGAAAAAATTGATAAATTAATAGAGAGAAATAATATACAAAATATTATTTTTGATTTTGGTCATATGGATTTTATGGATAGTTCTGGAATAGGCGTTATAATGGGAAGATATAAAAATTTAAATAGTATCGGTGGAAGCGTAGGTGTAACAAATGTAAAACCTAGCGTGGACCGCATTTTCAATTTATCAGGATTGTATAAGATTATTAGCAAGTACGAAAGTATTAATGATGCACTAAAGGTAATATAG
- the spoIIAB gene encoding anti-sigma F factor — translation MMHNNEMKIDFDSRSENEAFARVVVAAFAAQLDPTLEEISDIKTAVSEAVTNAIIHGYENKEGKVHITCRLYDTEVYIEVIDSGTGIEDIEQAREPLYTSKPELERSGMGFTVMESFMDEVFVESTPNNGTKIIMKKKIQSRIEE, via the coding sequence ATGATGCACAATAATGAAATGAAAATTGATTTTGATAGCCGTTCGGAAAATGAAGCATTTGCAAGGGTTGTTGTTGCTGCATTTGCAGCACAATTAGATCCTACATTAGAAGAAATTTCTGATATTAAAACAGCTGTATCAGAAGCTGTAACCAATGCAATTATCCATGGTTATGAAAACAAAGAAGGAAAAGTACATATTACCTGCAGACTATATGATACTGAGGTATATATTGAAGTTATTGATAGTGGAACAGGAATAGAAGATATTGAGCAAGCTAGGGAGCCATTATATACATCTAAGCCAGAGCTTGAAAGATCAGGGATGGGATTTACAGTGATGGAAAGTTTTATGGATGAGGTATTTGTTGAGTCAACTCCGAACAACGGCACAAAAATAATTATGAAAAAGAAAATACAAAGCCGAATAGAAGAGTAA
- the sigF gene encoding RNA polymerase sporulation sigma factor SigF: MDRTLGLIKQAREGDQFARETLVEENIGLIWSIVKRFTNRGYELDDLFQIGSIGLIKAIDKFDLSYDVKFSTYAVPMILGEIKRFLRDDGIIKVSRSLKEIANKVRITKDTLSKKLGREPTIDEISVAIEVSTEDIVMALESNAEVESLYKTIHQGDGNPIYLIDKLDQSVDDSDLMLDKIALREVIKDLKPKEKEIIILRYFKDKTQTEIANEIGISQVQVSRLEKKILTQIRAKLS, translated from the coding sequence ATGGATAGAACATTGGGGTTGATTAAACAAGCACGTGAGGGAGACCAATTTGCTCGGGAAACATTAGTTGAAGAAAATATTGGTCTTATTTGGAGCATAGTAAAAAGATTCACAAATAGAGGGTATGAATTAGACGATTTATTTCAAATAGGAAGCATAGGTCTTATCAAAGCTATTGATAAATTTGATTTGTCTTATGATGTAAAATTTTCAACATATGCCGTACCTATGATATTAGGAGAAATAAAAAGATTTCTTAGAGATGATGGGATTATAAAAGTGAGTAGATCATTAAAAGAAATTGCTAATAAAGTTAGAATAACGAAGGATACATTAAGTAAAAAACTAGGTAGAGAGCCGACTATTGATGAGATTTCAGTAGCAATAGAAGTTAGTACAGAAGATATCGTAATGGCATTAGAATCTAATGCTGAAGTAGAATCCCTTTATAAAACAATACATCAAGGTGATGGAAATCCTATTTATTTGATAGATAAATTAGACCAATCTGTAGATGACAGTGATTTGATGCTAGATAAAATAGCACTTAGAGAAGTTATAAAAGATTTGAAGCCAAAGGAAAAAGAAATTATTATACTTCGGTATTTTAAAGATAAAACTCAAACGGAGATAGCAAATGAAATAGGTATATCACAAGTTCAAGTTTCTAGATTAGAGAAAAAGATTTTAACACAAATAAGAGCAAAGCTATCATAA
- a CDS encoding stage V sporulation protein AA, with product MQTTSIYIKASKKTILDKKNVKIEDIAKVEGDNPAVVNEIKKLTILTIKKDIKKNYVVSILEIIRIIQSNVKNIDIQNVGETDFIICYWPNMTKENKAVTLLKVISVCLILFTGGAIAIMTFHTDAAVPDVFKEIYRIFTGVTTENPTILEISYSIGLAVGIIVFFNHFTKVKIMEDPTPIEVEMRLYEKNVEDSIIESLVDEGNEVDVD from the coding sequence ATGCAAACGACTAGCATATACATTAAAGCATCAAAAAAAACAATACTTGATAAAAAGAATGTAAAAATAGAAGATATTGCAAAAGTAGAAGGTGATAACCCTGCAGTTGTTAATGAAATTAAAAAATTAACTATTTTAACAATTAAAAAAGACATAAAAAAAAATTATGTAGTTTCTATCTTAGAAATTATACGTATTATTCAAAGTAATGTTAAAAATATTGATATCCAAAATGTTGGGGAAACTGATTTTATAATATGCTATTGGCCTAATATGACCAAAGAAAATAAAGCAGTAACATTATTAAAAGTTATATCCGTTTGTCTCATTTTATTTACAGGTGGGGCTATTGCAATAATGACATTCCATACAGATGCAGCTGTTCCAGATGTGTTTAAAGAAATATATAGAATTTTTACAGGAGTTACTACTGAAAATCCAACGATACTAGAGATTTCATACTCTATAGGGTTAGCGGTAGGAATCATTGTGTTCTTTAATCATTTTACAAAAGTTAAAATTATGGAGGATCCAACACCTATAGAAGTTGAAATGAGGTTATATGAAAAAAATGTAGAGGATAGTATTATAGAATCTCTAGTTGATGAAGGGAATGAAGTAGATGTGGATTAA